DNA sequence from the bacterium genome:
ATATCCCGTCGGCGGGGGGCCCAGCACGCTGCGGGAGAGCGTGCGGGACGAGACGCTCTGCCGGACGACGGAGCGGCTCCTCTCCGCGCTCGGCTGGACCGGCGTCGCGATGGCGGAGTTCAAGGTTGACCCGAGGGACGGCAGGCCGAAGCTCCTCGAGGTGAATCCCCGGTTCTGGGGATCGCTGCACCATGCGATCCTGTCGGGCGTCGATTTCCCGCACCTGTTGTGCCGGATGGCGATCGACGGGGATGTCCCTCCCCTGGAGAAGTACGGGGTGGGTGTTCGGAGTCGATCCCTGATCCATGGGGACCTGATGCATTTCGTGAGAAACCCGCGACGGTTCCATCTCGACCCCGGCTTCCTCGATTTTTCGATCCCGGATGATCTGCTTTCGGCGTCGGATCCGTGGCCCGTGGTTGGGCGAGTGGCAACCCTGATCCCTGCGTGCTACGACAGGGAGCTGCGGAAAACGATGCT
Encoded proteins:
- a CDS encoding ATP-grasp domain-containing protein; the encoded protein is YPVGGGPSTLRESVRDETLCRTTERLLSALGWTGVAMAEFKVDPRDGRPKLLEVNPRFWGSLHHAILSGVDFPHLLCRMAIDGDVPPLEKYGVGVRSRSLIHGDLMHFVRNPRRFHLDPGFLDFSIPDDLLSASDPWPVVGRVATLIPACYDRELRKTMLG